A region of Rhodoferax potami DNA encodes the following proteins:
- the holA gene encoding DNA polymerase III subunit delta has product MQVAANQLQNHLQRGLKSLYTLHGDEPLLQQEALDAIRAVARTQGYTERTSHTVAGAHFDWSEVLAAGGSLSLFADKQIVEIRIPSGKPGKDGSVALQQLAEAAQGNDSTLTIVMLPRLDKMTKSGAWFSALESYGISLQVDPIERNALPQWIAQRLGAQGQRVAAGEEGQRTLQFFADRVEGNLLAAHQEIQKLGLLYPANTGDGVLTLAQVESAVLNVARYDVFKLSEAVLAGQAARVQRMLDGLQAEGEAEVLVHYTLAEDIRSLKRVKDAMGQGRPLPMALRENRIWGVKERLFERVLPKLSERTLAELLQSAHVVDGIVKGLKQPDWPASGWQALHRLALQVCALCGRQAHPASAGGMRR; this is encoded by the coding sequence ATGCAAGTCGCGGCCAACCAACTCCAGAACCACCTGCAACGCGGGCTCAAGAGCCTGTACACCTTGCACGGTGACGAGCCGCTGCTGCAGCAAGAGGCGCTGGATGCGATCCGCGCAGTGGCCCGCACCCAGGGCTACACCGAGCGAACCTCGCACACCGTGGCCGGTGCCCACTTCGATTGGAGCGAGGTACTTGCCGCAGGCGGCTCACTCAGCCTGTTTGCCGACAAGCAGATTGTGGAAATCCGCATCCCCAGTGGCAAGCCGGGCAAAGACGGCAGCGTTGCGCTGCAGCAGTTGGCCGAAGCCGCGCAGGGCAACGACTCCACCCTCACCATCGTCATGCTGCCGCGCTTGGACAAGATGACCAAGTCCGGCGCCTGGTTCTCCGCGCTGGAGAGTTATGGCATCTCGCTTCAGGTCGATCCGATTGAGCGCAACGCCTTGCCGCAGTGGATTGCCCAGCGCCTGGGCGCCCAAGGGCAGCGAGTGGCCGCCGGTGAAGAAGGGCAGCGCACCCTGCAGTTTTTTGCTGACCGTGTGGAGGGCAACCTGCTGGCTGCTCATCAGGAAATTCAAAAACTCGGCCTGCTGTATCCGGCGAATACCGGTGACGGCGTGTTGACGTTGGCGCAGGTCGAAAGCGCCGTGCTGAATGTGGCGCGCTACGACGTGTTCAAGCTCTCCGAAGCGGTGCTTGCCGGCCAGGCAGCGCGGGTGCAGCGCATGCTCGATGGATTGCAAGCCGAAGGCGAGGCCGAAGTGCTGGTGCACTACACCCTGGCCGAAGATATTCGCTCCTTGAAGCGTGTCAAAGACGCCATGGGCCAGGGGCGCCCCTTGCCGATGGCCCTGCGCGAAAACCGCATCTGGGGCGTCAAAGAGCGCCTGTTCGAGCGGGTGCTGCCCAAGCTGTCTGAGCGCACCTTGGCAGAGCTCTTGCAGTCCGCCCATGTGGTGGACGGCATTGTCAAAGGCCTGAAGCAGCCCGACTGGCCAGCCAGTGGCTGGCAAGCCTTGCACCGGCTGGCGCTGCAGGTTTGCGCCTTATGCGGCCGCCAAGCCCATCCGGCATCTGCCGGCGGCATGCGTCGCTGA
- a CDS encoding glutamate-5-semialdehyde dehydrogenase, which translates to MNATNTTEYTLALGSQAKVASALMARAPSAMKNVALRALARLLRENTAALQVDNAKDIERAVANGLSAPMVDRLKLTPKVLETCAEGCEQLAAMADVIGEIIGMKQQPSGIRVGQMRVPIGVFGMIFESRPNVTIEAASLSIKSGNACILRGGSEAIDSNKALAKLVQQALTEAGLPADAVQLVQTTDREVVGQLIAMPQFVDVIIPRGGKGLIERISRDAKVPVIKHLDGNCHTYVDDPCDIAMAVKVADNAKTNKYSPCNATEGLLVARGVAAQFLPLIGKIYADKGVEMRCDAEGRAILEGVAGANVTDATEQDWYEEYLAPIVSVKLVDGVDEAIAHINRYSSHHTDAILTTNHVHAQRFLREVDSASVMVNASTRFADGFEYGLGAEIGISTDKFHARGPVGIEGLTSLKYVVLGEGEVRA; encoded by the coding sequence ATGAACGCCACCAACACCACCGAATACACCCTGGCCCTTGGTTCACAAGCAAAAGTGGCATCCGCCCTCATGGCGCGTGCGCCATCTGCTATGAAAAACGTAGCATTGCGTGCTTTGGCCCGCCTGCTGCGCGAGAACACCGCAGCCCTGCAGGTGGACAACGCCAAGGATATTGAGCGGGCTGTGGCCAACGGCCTGTCTGCTCCGATGGTGGATCGCCTCAAGCTCACCCCCAAAGTGCTCGAAACCTGTGCCGAAGGCTGCGAGCAGCTGGCTGCCATGGCCGATGTAATCGGCGAAATCATCGGCATGAAGCAGCAGCCCAGCGGCATCCGCGTGGGCCAGATGCGGGTGCCGATCGGGGTGTTCGGAATGATTTTCGAGAGCCGCCCGAATGTGACCATCGAGGCTGCCAGCCTTTCCATCAAGAGCGGCAACGCGTGCATCTTGCGGGGCGGCTCGGAGGCGATTGACTCCAACAAAGCACTGGCCAAGCTGGTGCAGCAGGCCCTGACTGAAGCCGGCTTGCCTGCCGATGCGGTGCAACTGGTGCAAACCACCGACCGCGAGGTGGTGGGGCAGTTGATCGCGATGCCCCAGTTCGTGGATGTGATCATCCCCCGCGGTGGCAAGGGACTGATTGAGCGCATCAGCCGCGATGCCAAGGTGCCTGTCATCAAGCACCTGGACGGCAATTGCCACACCTATGTGGACGATCCTTGCGACATCGCCATGGCGGTCAAAGTGGCAGACAACGCCAAAACCAACAAATACAGCCCTTGCAATGCGACGGAAGGCCTGCTGGTGGCGCGCGGTGTAGCCGCCCAGTTTTTGCCGCTGATCGGCAAAATCTACGCGGACAAGGGTGTCGAGATGCGCTGCGATGCCGAAGGGCGAGCCATTCTCGAAGGTGTTGCCGGTGCCAACGTCACAGACGCTACCGAGCAAGACTGGTATGAAGAGTACTTGGCCCCCATCGTCAGCGTGAAGTTGGTGGACGGCGTGGACGAAGCGATTGCCCATATCAACCGGTACAGCAGCCACCACACCGACGCCATCCTGACCACCAACCACGTGCACGCCCAGCGGTTCTTGCGCGAAGTGGACTCGGCGAGTGTGATGGTGAACGCCAGCACCCGGTTTGCCGATGGCTTTGAGTACGGCTTGGGGGCAGAAATCGGTATCAGCACCGACAAATTCCACGCCCGGGGCCCGGTGGGCATCGAGGGCCTGACCTCGCTGAAATACGTGGTGCTGGGCGAGGGCGAAGTGAGAGCCTGA
- the gshA gene encoding glutamate--cysteine ligase yields MVPHLITALTGPINELEQRILDSMPAIERWFRLEWMEHTPPFYTAVDVRNAGFKLAPVDTDFFPGGWNNLTPAMLPLAVQAAQAAIEKICPEARNLLIIPDNNLRSTYYLMNLAQLGRIFNMAGLNVRIGSISADIKKSTKIDLPDGDSITLDPVVRTKGRLGVKDFDPCTILLNNDLRAGVPGILEDLHEQYLLPPLHASWSTRRKSTHFRCYEEVAKRFGKLIGVDHWLMTPMFEPYGVVDLQSAEGIAALVSRIEGMLTKVKKKYKEYGIKEKPFLVIKADNRTSGNTILSVRDTKDLEAKLRKMGAGLEAGPDPLELILQEGVLTNERVNDAVAEPVVYLMDRYVVGGFYRMHAERGVDENLSAPGSSYVPLAFAESTHLPQPGVRPGGSAPNRFYMYGVIGRLAMLAASYELEATDPDAERYD; encoded by the coding sequence ATGGTTCCCCATCTCATTACCGCGTTGACCGGTCCTATCAATGAACTCGAGCAGCGGATCTTGGACTCCATGCCTGCGATCGAGCGTTGGTTCCGCTTGGAGTGGATGGAGCACACGCCCCCGTTCTATACCGCCGTCGATGTGCGCAATGCGGGTTTCAAGCTCGCGCCGGTGGACACCGACTTCTTCCCCGGTGGCTGGAACAACCTGACCCCTGCCATGCTGCCCTTGGCCGTGCAGGCGGCCCAAGCGGCGATTGAAAAAATCTGCCCTGAAGCGCGCAACCTGCTGATCATTCCTGACAACAACCTGCGCAGCACCTACTACCTGATGAATCTGGCCCAGTTGGGGCGCATTTTCAACATGGCCGGTTTGAATGTCCGTATCGGTTCGATCAGCGCAGACATCAAGAAAAGCACCAAAATTGATTTGCCCGACGGCGATTCGATCACCCTGGACCCGGTAGTGCGCACCAAAGGTCGTTTGGGGGTCAAAGATTTCGACCCGTGCACCATTCTGCTGAACAACGATTTGCGCGCTGGCGTGCCGGGCATTCTCGAAGACTTGCATGAGCAGTACCTGCTGCCGCCTCTGCACGCCAGTTGGTCGACCCGCCGCAAAAGCACCCACTTCCGTTGCTACGAAGAGGTGGCCAAGCGCTTTGGCAAGTTGATCGGTGTGGACCATTGGCTGATGACGCCGATGTTCGAACCCTACGGCGTGGTGGATCTGCAAAGTGCCGAGGGGATTGCCGCTTTGGTGAGCCGCATCGAGGGCATGCTGACCAAGGTCAAGAAAAAATACAAGGAATACGGGATCAAGGAAAAGCCCTTCCTCGTGATCAAGGCGGACAACCGGACCAGCGGCAACACGATTCTTTCGGTGCGCGACACCAAAGATTTAGAGGCCAAACTCCGCAAAATGGGCGCTGGTTTGGAAGCCGGGCCCGATCCTCTGGAGCTGATTCTGCAAGAAGGGGTGCTTACCAATGAGCGCGTCAACGATGCGGTGGCCGAGCCGGTGGTCTACCTGATGGACCGCTATGTGGTGGGTGGCTTTTACCGGATGCATGCCGAACGCGGGGTCGACGAGAACCTCAGCGCCCCTGGCTCCAGCTACGTGCCACTGGCTTTCGCTGAGAGTACGCACTTACCTCAGCCCGGTGTGCGCCCCGGTGGAAGTGCACCCAACCGCTTCTACATGTACGGGGTGATTGGCCGCCTAGCCATGCTGGCAGCCAGCTACGAGCTGGAAGCCACTGACCCCGACGCAGAGCGCTACGACTGA
- a CDS encoding ornithine cyclodeaminase, giving the protein MTRYIDVHDMQALVRQHGLAPMMSEMAQTIREDFLRWEDFDKSPRTANHSTNGVIELMPVSDNALYAFKYVNGHPKNPLQGLSTVMAFGVLADVATGYPELLSELTITTALRTAATSAMAAKVLARPESKTMALIGNGSQSEFQAIAFMTQLGITTLRVFDVDPKASDKLVANLRPYTESGALTIVRCASTREAVRGADIVTTVTADKTNATILTADMIEPGMHLNAVGGDCPGKTELEASILNQAKVFVEFEPQTRIEGELQQMPADFVTHPLWQVLAGHAAGRDHAEQVTLFDSVGFALEDLSALRYVHALSQKLGVGSTVQLVPDLADPKDLFACATTVPAPLRKAA; this is encoded by the coding sequence ATGACCCGCTATATCGACGTCCATGACATGCAAGCCCTGGTGCGCCAGCACGGTCTGGCCCCCATGATGTCCGAGATGGCCCAGACCATCCGTGAAGACTTTTTGCGTTGGGAGGACTTCGACAAATCCCCCCGCACTGCCAACCACAGCACCAACGGTGTCATCGAGCTGATGCCGGTGTCCGACAACGCGCTGTACGCCTTCAAATACGTGAACGGCCACCCCAAGAACCCGTTGCAAGGCCTGTCCACCGTGATGGCCTTTGGCGTGCTGGCCGATGTGGCCACCGGTTACCCCGAGTTGCTCAGCGAGCTCACCATTACCACCGCCTTGCGCACGGCTGCGACCTCGGCCATGGCGGCCAAAGTGCTGGCTCGCCCCGAGAGCAAAACCATGGCCCTGATAGGCAATGGCTCGCAAAGTGAATTCCAGGCAATTGCGTTCATGACGCAGCTGGGAATCACCACGCTTCGCGTGTTCGATGTGGACCCCAAGGCCAGCGACAAGCTGGTGGCGAACTTGCGCCCGTACACCGAGTCTGGCGCGCTGACCATCGTGCGCTGTGCCTCGACCCGTGAAGCGGTGCGCGGCGCCGACATCGTGACCACGGTAACCGCCGACAAAACCAATGCCACCATCCTGACGGCGGACATGATCGAACCCGGCATGCACCTCAATGCCGTGGGCGGCGACTGCCCAGGCAAGACCGAGCTGGAGGCCTCCATCCTGAATCAGGCCAAAGTTTTCGTGGAGTTTGAACCCCAGACGCGCATCGAGGGCGAGCTGCAGCAGATGCCTGCGGACTTTGTAACCCACCCACTCTGGCAGGTACTGGCTGGCCACGCTGCAGGCCGGGACCACGCCGAACAAGTGACCTTGTTTGACTCGGTGGGTTTTGCCCTGGAGGATTTGTCGGCTCTGCGCTATGTCCATGCACTGTCCCAGAAGCTGGGCGTAGGCAGCACCGTGCAACTGGTGCCCGACCTGGCAGATCCCAAAGACCTGTTCGCTTGTGCCACCACCGTTCCTGCGCCATTGCGCAAAGCCGCATGA
- the leuS gene encoding leucine--tRNA ligase, with amino-acid sequence MQDKYQHLDVEQAAQAHWAQPLWNGDTAYRVTENAVGVDGKPKKKFYACSMLPYPSGKLHMGHVRNYTINDMLARYLRMNGHNVLMPMGWDAFGLPAENAALKNKVPPAKWTYENIAYMKSQMQAMGLAIDWSREVATCDPQYYKWNQWLFLKMLEKGIAYRKTQVVNWDPVDQTVLANEQVIDGKGWRTGAVVEKREIPGYYLKITDYAQELLDHVQMGNDKATLTGWPDRVRLMQENWIGKSEGVRFAFTHDIKDASGALIGDGRMYVFTTRADTVMGVTFCAVAPEHPLAAHAAATNPALAAFIEECKTGGTTEAELATQEKKGLNTGLFVTHPLTGAAVPVWVGNYVLMGYGDGAVMGVPAHDERDFAFAKKYGIEIKQVVSAEGETFSLDAWADWYGDKQRAVTVNSGKYDGLAYKAAVDAVAADLAAQGLGEKKTTWRLRDWGVSRQRYWGTPIPIIHCDEHGAVPVPEKDLPVVLPQDCVPDGSGNPLHKHEGFHAGVVCPVCGKPARRETDTMDTFVDSSWYFMRYCDPKNPDAMVAGGADYWMPMDQYIGGIEHAILHLLYARFWTKVMRDLGLVKVDEPFTKLLTQGMVLNHIYSRRTAKGGKEYFWPKDVEHVHDAAGKVVGAKLITEVDSADGMLPVGTAIDYEGVGTMSKSKNNGVDPQELIAKYGADTARIYTMFTSPPEATLEWNDSAVEGSYRFLRRVWNFGYKLSAMDSVAARASVAGAKSLNDVEFGKEAKALRLEMHTVLKQVDFDYQRMQYNTVVSGAMKMINALEGFKALDSAGAQVALIEGFGILLRCLYPATPHLSHALWSELGYSSALGDLLDAPWPQVDAAALVQDEIELVLQINGKLRGAVRVPAAADKAAIEAAALASEVFIAHAAGAPAKKVIVVPGRLVNIVV; translated from the coding sequence ATGCAAGACAAGTACCAGCACCTCGACGTAGAACAAGCCGCGCAAGCCCATTGGGCACAGCCTTTGTGGAATGGCGATACCGCCTACCGTGTGACCGAGAACGCAGTGGGCGTGGACGGCAAGCCCAAGAAGAAGTTCTACGCCTGCTCCATGCTGCCGTACCCCAGCGGCAAGCTGCACATGGGCCATGTGCGCAACTACACCATCAACGACATGCTGGCCCGTTACCTGCGCATGAACGGCCATAACGTGCTCATGCCCATGGGCTGGGACGCCTTCGGGTTGCCTGCCGAAAACGCGGCACTCAAGAACAAAGTGCCCCCTGCCAAGTGGACCTACGAGAACATTGCCTACATGAAGAGCCAGATGCAGGCCATGGGTCTGGCCATCGACTGGAGCCGTGAAGTCGCCACCTGCGACCCGCAGTACTACAAGTGGAACCAGTGGCTGTTCCTGAAGATGCTGGAAAAAGGCATTGCCTACCGCAAGACCCAAGTGGTCAACTGGGACCCGGTGGACCAGACCGTGTTGGCCAACGAACAGGTGATTGACGGCAAGGGCTGGCGCACCGGTGCGGTGGTCGAAAAGCGCGAGATCCCCGGCTACTACCTGAAGATCACCGACTACGCGCAAGAGCTGCTGGACCATGTGCAGATGGGCAACGACAAGGCCACGCTCACCGGCTGGCCCGACCGCGTGCGTCTGATGCAGGAAAACTGGATTGGTAAGTCGGAGGGCGTGCGCTTTGCCTTCACCCACGACATCAAGGACGCGAGCGGTGCGCTGATTGGTGACGGCCGTATGTATGTGTTCACCACCCGTGCGGACACGGTGATGGGCGTGACCTTCTGCGCCGTGGCGCCCGAGCACCCCCTCGCTGCGCATGCTGCAGCAACCAACCCGGCGCTGGCCGCTTTCATTGAAGAGTGCAAGACCGGTGGCACCACCGAAGCCGAGCTGGCCACGCAAGAGAAGAAGGGCCTGAACACCGGCCTGTTTGTGACCCACCCGCTGACCGGCGCGGCCGTGCCTGTGTGGGTCGGCAACTATGTGTTGATGGGCTATGGCGATGGCGCCGTGATGGGCGTACCTGCGCACGACGAGCGTGACTTTGCATTTGCCAAGAAATACGGCATCGAGATCAAGCAGGTCGTCTCCGCTGAGGGCGAAACCTTCTCGTTGGACGCCTGGGCCGATTGGTATGGCGACAAGCAGCGCGCGGTCACAGTTAACTCTGGCAAATACGATGGACTGGCCTACAAGGCAGCGGTCGATGCCGTGGCTGCAGACCTGGCTGCCCAAGGGCTAGGCGAGAAGAAAACCACCTGGCGTCTGCGCGACTGGGGCGTAAGCCGCCAGCGCTACTGGGGCACGCCGATTCCGATCATCCATTGCGATGAACATGGCGCCGTGCCGGTGCCCGAGAAAGACCTGCCCGTGGTCCTGCCGCAAGACTGCGTGCCCGATGGTTCCGGCAACCCGCTGCACAAGCATGAAGGCTTCCACGCGGGCGTGGTCTGCCCGGTGTGCGGCAAGCCTGCGCGCCGTGAGACCGACACCATGGACACCTTCGTGGACTCGTCTTGGTACTTCATGCGCTATTGCGATCCAAAGAATCCGGACGCCATGGTGGCCGGCGGGGCGGACTATTGGATGCCGATGGACCAATACATCGGCGGTATCGAACACGCCATCTTGCACTTGCTGTACGCCCGTTTCTGGACCAAGGTCATGCGCGACCTGGGTCTGGTGAAGGTGGACGAGCCCTTTACCAAGCTGCTGACCCAGGGCATGGTGCTCAACCACATCTACAGCCGCCGTACAGCCAAGGGTGGCAAAGAGTACTTCTGGCCCAAGGATGTGGAGCATGTGCATGATGCGGCCGGCAAGGTGGTGGGCGCCAAGCTGATTACTGAAGTCGACAGCGCAGATGGCATGCTGCCGGTAGGCACTGCCATCGACTACGAGGGCGTGGGCACCATGTCCAAGTCCAAGAACAACGGTGTGGACCCGCAAGAGCTGATCGCCAAGTACGGTGCAGACACCGCCCGCATCTACACCATGTTCACCTCGCCCCCCGAGGCCACTTTGGAGTGGAACGACTCGGCGGTGGAGGGTAGCTACCGCTTCCTGCGCCGTGTCTGGAACTTTGGCTACAAACTGTCTGCTATGGATTCAGTAGCTGCTCGCGCAAGCGTAGCGGGCGCCAAGAGCCTGAATGATGTGGAATTCGGCAAGGAAGCCAAGGCGCTCCGGCTGGAGATGCACACCGTGCTCAAGCAGGTGGACTTTGACTACCAGCGCATGCAGTACAACACGGTGGTGTCAGGCGCGATGAAGATGATCAACGCGCTGGAAGGCTTCAAGGCCCTGGACAGTGCGGGTGCGCAAGTGGCCCTCATCGAAGGCTTCGGCATTCTGCTGCGTTGCCTGTATCCCGCCACTCCACACTTGTCCCACGCCTTGTGGTCGGAGTTGGGCTATTCGTCGGCATTGGGCGATCTGCTGGACGCCCCTTGGCCTCAGGTGGATGCAGCGGCTCTGGTGCAAGACGAGATCGAGCTGGTGCTGCAAATCAACGGCAAGTTGCGCGGCGCGGTGCGTGTACCGGCAGCGGCTGACAAGGCCGCCATTGAAGCCGCTGCGCTGGCCAGCGAGGTGTTCATCGCCCATGCAGCAGGCGCTCCTGCCAAGAAGGTCATCGTGGTGCCCGGTCGCCTGGTCAACATCGTCGTCTGA
- the lptE gene encoding LPS assembly lipoprotein LptE, with the protein MLQRRSLFALPVAALLGGCGFKLRGKQNYAFETIAVTPEKGAAVASELSRYLGDMVRPVAPAAGGVPPEVIVDILGETREKVIVALNASGQVREYQLRIKVRFRMRTSQGQDLIEPTDILQERDVSFNESAVLAKEAEEALLYRDMQSDIVQQLLRRIAAVKSLNP; encoded by the coding sequence ATGCTGCAACGCCGATCGCTTTTTGCGCTGCCTGTGGCTGCCCTGCTGGGAGGCTGCGGCTTCAAGCTGCGCGGCAAACAAAACTACGCCTTTGAGACGATTGCGGTCACGCCCGAAAAGGGCGCGGCGGTGGCCTCGGAGCTCAGCCGCTACCTGGGCGACATGGTGCGGCCGGTGGCGCCTGCTGCGGGCGGTGTGCCTCCGGAGGTGATTGTCGATATCTTGGGCGAAACGCGCGAAAAGGTGATCGTGGCCCTCAACGCCTCCGGCCAGGTGCGCGAATACCAATTGCGGATCAAGGTGCGCTTTCGCATGCGCACCTCGCAAGGCCAGGACCTGATTGAGCCCACGGACATCTTGCAGGAGCGGGACGTCAGCTTCAACGAATCTGCTGTGCTGGCCAAAGAGGCGGAAGAGGCGCTGCTTTACCGCGATATGCAGTCCGATATCGTGCAGCAGTTGCTGCGCCGTATTGCGGCTGTGAAAAGCCTGAATCCGTAA
- a CDS encoding arginase, which yields MSQPVLHIVGAAVGEGASDGGCKWGSNALKEHGLQRALAATGRTVTWGETVSAQPMLASSRLGAIEGFSEHLAQTVAQVLHHRQQPLVVGGDHSCAVGTWSAVAEHLRPQGRVGLVWIDAHLDAHTPDTSDTQAPHGMPLAALLGHGSVGMTDLFGWRGKLLPSQVAIIGARSYEPALLNQLGVRVMYMPEVLERGFAACFAEARAIASTGTAGWGISFDLDGLDPRDAPGTGTPVEQGIRLADALQALDGCSHDPQFVAMELTEYNPLRDFGGQTARAATALLCTVLAPSAATLELAA from the coding sequence ATGAGCCAGCCGGTGTTACACATCGTCGGCGCAGCGGTCGGCGAGGGCGCCAGCGATGGCGGATGCAAATGGGGCTCCAACGCCCTGAAAGAGCATGGTCTGCAGCGCGCTTTGGCAGCGACCGGACGTACCGTGACCTGGGGCGAGACGGTGAGTGCCCAGCCTATGCTGGCTAGCAGCCGATTGGGTGCGATTGAAGGGTTCTCGGAGCATCTGGCCCAGACGGTGGCGCAGGTGCTGCACCACAGGCAGCAACCCCTGGTGGTGGGCGGTGACCATTCGTGTGCAGTGGGCACCTGGAGTGCTGTGGCAGAACATCTGCGCCCCCAAGGCAGAGTGGGGCTGGTCTGGATCGACGCACACCTGGATGCCCACACCCCCGACACCTCCGATACGCAAGCCCCTCATGGCATGCCCTTGGCGGCGCTGTTGGGTCACGGTTCGGTGGGGATGACGGATCTATTTGGCTGGCGCGGCAAGTTGTTGCCTTCGCAGGTCGCCATCATCGGTGCCCGCAGTTACGAGCCGGCCTTGCTCAACCAATTGGGCGTGCGCGTGATGTACATGCCTGAGGTCTTGGAGCGCGGGTTTGCCGCCTGCTTTGCCGAGGCTCGGGCTATTGCGTCGACGGGTACTGCGGGGTGGGGCATCAGCTTCGATCTCGATGGGCTTGACCCGCGCGATGCGCCCGGCACCGGCACGCCGGTCGAGCAGGGCATTCGCCTCGCGGATGCGCTTCAGGCCCTTGACGGCTGCAGTCACGATCCGCAGTTTGTGGCGATGGAACTCACCGAGTACAACCCCTTGCGCGACTTTGGGGGGCAGACCGCCCGCGCGGCGACAGCGCTGCTGTGTACCGTACTTGCGCCATCGGCTGCAACGCTGGAGCTGGCCGCCTAA
- a CDS encoding Lrp/AsnC family transcriptional regulator, whose translation MDRVDHTLLELLQRDGRMSAQALSEVVNLSARATLNRIHKLEDEGHIEGYRALLARQSIGEHVSVFAEIALKDQRQATVQRFEQAMVACPEVIACYLVSGRYDYLVRLACRDLNHYRELTNTWIDDVGLGVDKVVTSTELQTVKEFAGFPLMVRTTR comes from the coding sequence ATGGACCGGGTCGATCACACCTTGCTGGAGTTGCTGCAGCGCGACGGGCGTATGAGCGCGCAGGCCTTGTCAGAGGTGGTCAACCTGTCGGCCCGTGCGACCCTGAACCGGATCCACAAGCTGGAGGACGAAGGGCACATCGAAGGTTACCGGGCTTTGCTGGCACGCCAGTCCATCGGTGAGCATGTGTCGGTGTTTGCGGAAATTGCCCTCAAGGACCAGCGCCAGGCGACGGTGCAGCGCTTTGAGCAGGCCATGGTCGCCTGCCCGGAGGTGATCGCCTGCTACCTGGTGAGTGGCCGCTACGATTACCTGGTCCGCCTGGCTTGCCGTGACTTGAACCACTACCGTGAACTGACCAATACTTGGATTGACGATGTCGGCTTGGGTGTCGACAAGGTGGTGACCAGCACCGAGCTGCAAACCGTGAAAGAGTTTGCCGGCTTCCCCCTGATGGTCCGTACGACCCGCTAA